The following DNA comes from Quercus robur chromosome 1, dhQueRobu3.1, whole genome shotgun sequence.
GAACAATCATTAtggtgaaaattaaaaataatgttgATATTTTAGATTAGCCATTTATCACATGGTTTTGAGTCTTTTACTGCTAgcatttaatacaaaatttatttgttaaaaaattaaaaatatatttacttGTTCTTGTTTAGTAGCATTGTTACCATCAACAAATCATACAGAACATACCAAAACCATCATTGTTGCTACATGCATTCTCATTTAGTAAACCATTGAGGTTTGCAATGGGCTATGCCACCTTAACCAATTGAGAGAAGTCGCATCTGTGAtgtgaaacaaaaaaacataactGCAGAATTACCAACCAACAGTTCCAAACAACTTGGTGGAACATTACAACATCATCTGAAGATCTTGCAATTTCAACTTAAGCCCATTGTTCAAATGTAATCTTGAAGATGAAATGCCAGTATGAACTCCAACAACAAAAGCTATAAGGAACTAGTACCTCAATCTCCAATTTTGTATAAGCTATGATGAAGAGAATAGTTTCTTGTAAACATTTGTAAAATGACTAAAGTTTTTATATCTTTTgcctaaagaaaaaagaaaaagaagagtaaaaGGGAATCGTACAATGAGGGCGAACAATTTGTGAGGATTTTATATTTGATATCTTTTCAGACTAAGACTTGGTTATTGTTACtgttatatcttatatattccTTTTCATTTGCTCTCTCACCTTATTCTACAAATTTAatgacaaatatttttttgaatgaaaaagcAAGATTTTATTCAGCATCAATAATCCTACATTAACAAGCAACCACACAACTTGCAACGAGgtgcaaacaaacaaacaaaacctcTGCTTAACAAAAATAGAACAACActaagaaaataacaaataagcCTCACTATCTATTATACTACACCAGAAGCAATAATCTGTAATAATTGTAAAGGGATTCCCCACAATAACATGACACCCTGTTCTAAACGGTGTTCTTAACCTTAGTTTTAGTTGCTAGTTTGCCTCTTACATTTGAATTGAAAACCTTTATAAAGCTAGGATTTTATTATTTGACCATAGACTGCATGCATAACTTGTAAGACACTTTAAATTTATACCTTTTGTCTTCCTTGTTGACTACGGTGATTCAGAGGTTTTACAGGTACACAATACTCAGTTAGATATAGGATTGCCACTGTTACAAAGAAGGCAACCACATATCCAATCACCATTCCTTCCCATGAGAAccatgtttcttttctctcaaccACTGGTGGTTTTGTTGATGATGAGTCTTCTGGACATAACACTTGAATTTGCATTCCGCACAATCCACTATTGTTGGCATAAAAGTTTGGATTATTCATTGTATCCATCTGGCTACCAATTGGAATCTTACCCGTGAGCTTGTTGTTACTCACATCCAAAATAGTCAGTTGTAGCAACATTGCTAGTGATTGTGGCATTGAACCTGATAGATTGTTACGTGACAAATCCAAACCCTCTAGATTTTTTAAATCACCAATACTTGCTGGTATTCTCCCATAAAAATTGTTAAGTGAGACATTGAGAAGCTTCAGAGCCTTCAGTTTTCCTAATGAGGTTGGAATTTTACCAGAAAGTTGGTTCATTGACAAGTCTAACAAAGAGTAGTTCTTGAGGTTGTCAAATGATAGACCTTGTTTTGACTTCTTCCAGTTCACTATCATATCATTAATCTTGGTGCCAATGGTGTAATAATTTGTTCCAAAACCATTAAAATACGAAAATCCATCAGGTGTTTCAATCATACCAGCAAGATTCCCAAACTCTTTAGGGATTTCTCCAACAAGAAGGTTGCTTGAGAGATCAAGAATTTGGAGGCTGGTAAGATTAGAAATACAAATAGGGATTGAACCTTGGAGAGAGTTGTTTCGAAAAATTAGAATATGGAGGGTGGAGATTTGGCAGATAAAGTTAGGCAATTCACCTTTGATTTTGTTGTCATGGATGTCTAGGTATTCAAGCTTGCTCATATTAGTCAAGTTTCTAGACAATCTACcagaaaacttattttttcccAAAGCTAGAATTATAGTTTCTTGGGAAAAATTGGTTGGAATTTCACCCGAGAATTCATTTGAAGAAAAATCAATGATTTGGAGTTGTACGTTGGAACTAAAATCTGGTAAAGTGTTGCCAGAAAATTTGTTGTTTGACAGGTCCAACAAATAGAGGCCATAAATCTTGGAGATGGATTCAGGAACCTTAcctgaaaaattatttctagcCAACGTAAGAATCCCAAGTCTAGTGGCATTACCAATGTTGTTTGGAAGTTCTCCATAAAAGTTGTTTCGGGACAAGGAAAGAGCATATAACTTTGGAGAGTTGAAGAGGCGAGGTGGGAGAGAACCTGTAAGATTGTTATCTGACAAAATTATAGTTCCAACCTCCATTTCAGCAAGCCATTGTGGGAACATTCCTTCTAGCTGGTTCTCACTCAAGTCCAGAATTTCAAGTGTCTTTTGTGTAGAAATCCAACTTGGAATTTCTCCTGTAAGACCACAAGACCTCATAGACAACTCAGATAGCGTAAACTTTGGCACCATCTTTGCATTGTTATTCCAAGTGAGATTATTTCCTCCAAGAAGAAGGCTCTTTAAGCCCTTGATATTGAACAGCCTGGATGGAATATCTCCATCGAGCAAGTTGCTTTCCAAATGAAGTATTTCCAATTTCGTCAAATTCTGCATGGTTGATGGGATTGTACCCGTGAGCTTGTTGCAATTCAAGTCCAAATTGGTCATGTTGGCTAGATTGCCAATATCAACAGGAATTTCCATTGACAATGAATTGTAACTCAAATCCATTGTTTTCAATTCCTTTAAATTCAGAATTGAAGATGGAATTTCCCCAAATAATTCGTTGCTGCGAAGAAACAAATGCTCCAACTTTGTCATATTCCCTATCTCCTTAGGGATATTCCCCTGAAATGAATTTATACTTATATCAAGATATTGAAGATGCTTCAAGTGAAAAAGCTGAGAAGGAATGGAGCCATTGAAGGCATTATTCCACAAATCAAGATGAACCAATTCTGTCAGATTGGCGAAGCCATCACCTGGCAATTCTCCTTGTATTTGATTCCAGGACATGACAAGGTGCGTCAAGCTTCTAATGTGGAAGAGCGGTGTCAAGATGGTGGAAGACAACACTATGGGCTCCTTCGACCAGACGAGGTCCTCCAGATATAGAGCAACCACATTCCTTGAATCAAAGCGAGAACTACAATTGACCATGTCCCAGTGGCAACAATCTAAGCTGGAATTCCATGATTCTAACAAAGCAAGAGGGCTTTTTGGTGAAAAAGTAGTAGTAGCATTGATGAGAGAGGCTTTAAATTGAAGAAGGGCTTGTTTTTGATGTTCAGGACAAGAGAGAGAAGGGGTGAATAACAAGATGAGAAGTCCAAGTAGTAGgctgagttttgccattgttgaGTGTTTCTATCTTCTTCGTTGGGAGGAGTGGGCTGTAGTgggatatatatattaatagaggTTCAGTTGGTGCACAACTGATTACTGATTCACAGACTTGAATGCGCTTTAACATGTTAAGGGAGAAACGTGATTCACAGAAGCATATGATCATGCAGCGCATCCATGAAACAAATGCCAGCTTATTAAGCTTGTCCTTGTTGTGATTCATGTCTCCTATTTCAAACAAAATTGAGAGACTTGGATGAGGCATTGTCAGCTAGCATTCATAGCACCTTGTCCTTGCCTTGAAAATTTCGCAAGAGAGACAACTGCAGCCAGCAAGCCAGAGATAAAAAAACAGAAGGAAAGTGCAGTGCGTCTGTATGAAGGCAAagcaaatttgagtttttttcctTGAACTGTGAGATACGAAGAAGGGTGGAAACATAGGGGGGGTTTCTCTAGGTTGGGCCATTATTATTCTATGTTGGATGGTTATGAAAAGTTGGGGAGGGGAGTGATTAAAAGAGGTTCAGTTCACATGCAGTACCACCAATCACGATGTACACAAAGTCTTAAATCATTGAGTACATAGAGTAGTTTTTGGAAAGGGCAGTACTGTTTAATAAAACAGTGTGAAAGAGTTTCTCCGCCTTTTGGAAAATCTATGGGAAAGGTAAGACCTCTTCGACTAGCAGGAGAAATGAAGATTAATGAAACactattctcatttttttttaattgaaaaggGTATGTACAAGGAACACGCATCCTCTTTAACAACTGTCTGTAACTAACTCTAGTAAActaatggtccgtttggattaagggggagggagggggagtatagtagagtagagtaaatttagtacaaaattagcttatttttagtcaactctactctactcccctcattcccccctccatccaaacatgTCACAAGAGATAAATACAAAAGTGGACAACTTGTAGTTTAACCGGGAAGATAGATGCAATATTAAATATGACATGTCATATAGTAGCATGAACTTAGATAAGCTTGTATACGACATATCATGCATTATCAAGTTTTACTCTGTTGATCTGTCTTGATCTGCAGAATATAATGTCATCATTCTAAGCTTGAacatgctctaagtttcatgctatGCAGGTCACTCTAAGTTGAGCATTGGAATCAGAGAACTATCCTTCTGGTAATCTTCTGATAAACgcatttttaagttattattttgggtagaaAGGCCCATGTAATGAAAATAAGTGCTGCAAGTGATTGCATTCTAAGAAATAAGAAATTACCCTAGGCTGTGGCTCATCAAAACGAGTCCAATAGGTGTACATCGCAAACTGATATAAACTTGTTTTATAAGCACCAAATTGTCCCTAAGCTGTGCTGCACACACAAAAGTTACATGCTTTGTTAGAAAGACCTGGTTTTAGCTTCAGACTAATCTAGAAAACCCCCAAGATCTGAAAGAATGGGCTATAAATCAATTCATATCCAGTCCCAGcaaccaaaaatccaataaaagtGGAGAGAAATCTACGATaggaaaaatgaatattttattcatgATCAACCCATTCACAAAATGAGAATTATATATCGACAAAATTAACAATGCATTCTAATTACCCTGACCACGCAAACGTTTTAATAACCACTTTTTTCTTAACCTCTCATTCAACTTCATGAACATCATTGCCCTCCTCTCATCAAAAGAAAGATATTCACATGCCTCAATAATAAGATCATCATCAAAGCCAGGTATTGTTTGTACCATTTCAAACAGTTCATCTAAGCACACGGTCTTATTATTTTCCGTCAATGCATCAGCTATTCTACCAATATCTGCGGCCATGGCACTCATCATTTTTAACATAACATCACTTGAACGCCTCCTCTTCAACAGCCCTTGTCTGCTGAGATGAACCTTGCATGCCATCACTAGTATCTTCATGTGACATTTCTTCATTAGCAAACATCTGTACCGGGGTTTCAATGTGCTCTTCATCGTTGAAAGTAGAATTGCCTTCAAGTCTAAGTGTGGCACCAGCTTCAAACCAATGTCCATCTGGTGCCTCATTGCCAACTATTATTCGCAAGTCATCATAATTTTCAATAGACCTGGCTCGCAATTGCCTTGCATCCGGATACCTCTGAAATTTGTACACATCAATTAAGTAATGCATGACAAAATACGAATCTGAAAAGATTAAGAATGTCTTAACGCAACTGGAGAAAATCATTCTCTAAAGGTGCATTCAGCACTCCATAATCACAGTTAGGTTtcagtttttcttttacttaaaaaaaaaaaaaaaaaaaatcagaaaaaagaaaaagggagaagaatttttggaatttaaaaACAACAGGAAAAATAGGCTCATCCAACAACACTCAAGTCTGATCATTTACAAAGATGAGATTACATCCAAATATTTTTACCGGTGGAGTCCAAGAGACTGAAAAGCGAACTTATCATCATATTTAGAAGTTGCACATTGAACTGCAATGGTGGAACTACATAAATGATTGAAAAAATTGCATTCGAAACACCGAATCTTTGAAGGAACAAAAAATGTACCTTGATGTATTCATTCCAATCAGAGTCAGATGCAACAATCATCTTATATCTCTCATCCCACTCAAACCCACCATGGGAGTGGAGTTCCTTAACAAGTCCATACTGTTTCTCCATGTCTTCAACCGGTTTCTTATGTTTTCCTTTGTCAAGTCCAACCCAAACTTCTCATTGAGAACTGTAAGAGCAGCCATATAAGCTACaggcttaaaatttttatcaagcTTATTTCCCAACATCACTTGCTGGACTAGCAACTGTGTTAAGCATCGATCCATCTCATCTGTCCAAGATATGTACTTTCCTTTATCTTTTGCATTGTCAACCTCATTATAGTACGTTTCCTCAGCAACCACTGCTTCATTCTCAGCAATTAAATCCAAATTATTCTCAGCTATATTGACTGAGCTTTCAGGTGGATCATTGCAACCAATAATAACACACAACTCCTCATAGTTGTTAATGACTCGTCCTTGAACTTCAAAACTTGGATTTCAAGAACTAGAGGCTTTTATATGTCCTGTCAATTGAGTACGTTTCTGAATTGACTAAATGGTTTTTGTCATTGTCTGATTGGCTTATCTCCTTCCCATTTTGTAATAGGATATCATAGTGGCACAATGGCAACTTTATTCTACAGGCAATCAAATTATATGACCTCCTAGATAAACTCTGATTAAATCAACACATTCTGTACTGGATGTCAACTAGGTTATGACAGATGACTGTTTCAGATATAAgattttaccttttcttttttgttctcttgGTTGTTCAGATGATAGGatatttttaatagagtttTGGATGAATGATgctctttcttttgttgttggTAATTACACACGCACTATTGGGTCTTTGAACCCACGACCTTATCCTACACCTTGCTCTTACAACCGAGAtattgttggagcattttaatattaattaattaaaatgaataaatattacaatataaatgtaaagatgtagaagtgaatatggaagatgagaagttagtgaaaatatttaatcccacattgaaaatgagagaggctattttattccttttaatTGTGGCGATTAATGGACTGATATGAATTGAAtcagatattgggctagatacgtGTGCAAGGGGGCGGTAAAG
Coding sequences within:
- the LOC126724617 gene encoding receptor-like protein 46; the protein is MAKLSLLLGLLILLFTPSLSCPEHQKQALLQFKASLINATTTFSPKSPLALLESWNSSLDCCHWDMVNCSSRFDSRNVVALYLEDLVWSKEPIVLSSTILTPLFHIRSLTHLVMSWNQIQGELPGDGFANLTELVHLDLWNNAFNGSIPSQLFHLKHLQYLDISINSFQGNIPKEIGNMTKLEHLFLRSNELFGEIPSSILNLKELKTMDLSYNSLSMEIPVDIGNLANMTNLDLNCNKLTGTIPSTMQNLTKLEILHLESNLLDGDIPSRLFNIKGLKSLLLGGNNLTWNNNAKMVPKFTLSELSMRSCGLTGEIPSWISTQKTLEILDLSENQLEGMFPQWLAEMEVGTIILSDNNLTGSLPPRLFNSPKLYALSLSRNNFYGELPNNIGNATRLGILTLARNNFSGKVPESISKIYGLYLLDLSNNKFSGNTLPDFSSNVQLQIIDFSSNEFSGEIPTNFSQETIILALGKNKFSGRLSRNLTNMSKLEYLDIHDNKIKGELPNFICQISTLHILIFRNNSLQGSIPICISNLTSLQILDLSSNLLVGEIPKEFGNLAGMIETPDGFSYFNGFGTNYYTIGTKINDMIVNWKKSKQGLSFDNLKNYSLLDLSMNQLSGKIPTSLGKLKALKLLNVSLNNFYGRIPASIGDLKNLEGLDLSRNNLSGSMPQSLAMLLQLTILDVSNNKLTGKIPIGSQMDTMNNPNFYANNSGLCGMQIQVLCPEDSSSTKPPVVERKETWFSWEGMVIGYVVAFFVTVAILYLTEYCVPVKPLNHRSQQGRQKV
- the LOC126724743 gene encoding uncharacterized protein LOC126724743, which produces MEKQYGLVKELHSHGGFEWDERYKMIVASDSDWNEYIKRYPDARQLRARSIENYDDLRIIVGNEAPDGHWFEAGATLRLEGNSTFNDEEHIETPVQMFANEEMSHEDTSDGMQGSSQQTRAVEEEAFK